Proteins encoded by one window of Lathyrus oleraceus cultivar Zhongwan6 chromosome 1, CAAS_Psat_ZW6_1.0, whole genome shotgun sequence:
- the LOC127115721 gene encoding RHOMBOID-like protein 1, translating into MLSDLLTNWKMHTHKFDEMLILVVIIVLDLALGTFPFGSNFSNIGGFTSGFLLGFVILTRRQHHWLNLNKSNTSQKQESYQYALRIISFVLLSVGLVGGGVLFFKGVDLNDYCSWCHYITCAPPSCKPGYISCEDYQIGNKLNVTCLNNGRSGIFSLSNRNPDEQDEELCYRLCDK; encoded by the exons ATGCTATCAGATCTTTTAACAAATTGGAAAATGCATACTCATAAG TTTGATGAGATGTTGATTCTTGTTGTGATCATTGTTTTGGACTTAGCTCTTGGAACTTTTCCATTTGGAAGTAATTTTAGTAACATTGGAGGGTTTACATCAGGATTTCTTCTTGGATTTGTCATTTTGACTCGCCGTCAGCATCATTGGCTTAATCTAAACAAGTCTAATACTTCCCAGAAGCAAGAATCTTATCAATATGCGCTTCGGATTATCTCTTTTGTGCTACTTAGTGTTGG ATTGGTCGGCGGCGGCGTCTTGTTCTTTAAAGGGGTGGACTTGAATGATTACTGCTCTTGGTGCCATTATATAACCTGTGCCCCTCCGAGCTGTAAACCAGGCTACATTTCTTGTGAG GATTACCAGATCGGAAACAAACTTAACGTGACATGTTTGAACAATGGAAGAAGTGGCATTTTTTCTCTGTCAAACCGTAACCCTGACGAGCAGGATGAAGAACTATGTTATCGCCTTTGCGATAAATAA